The Clostridia bacterium genome segment CAAGCAATGCCACAAGCATCAGCATGCCCTGGAAAAAGTCAGTCCAGCAAACCGCTTTATAACCGCCAAGGAATGTATAAATCAAAATGATTACCGCGAAAATAATCAACGCAGTCGTCGGTTCAATATCAATAACACTTGTAAATACGTTAACACCGGCCTGGAACGCAGATGCAACATAAATGGTGAAGCTGATTAAGAACACAATTGCACATATAATTTTAAGTGCAGGGTTCTTTGTAGCAAATCGGTTGGACAAATATTGCGGTAAGGTGATTGCATCGTTTGCCGCCTTTGAGAATTTACGCAGGCGCTTTGCAATCAGAATCCAATTGAGTGCAGTACCCAATGCCAGACCCACACTAATCCACACCTGACCTAAGCCCAAAGCTAAAATACTTCCGGGCAAGCCCATCAAAAGCCAACCGGACATATCAGATGCCTGGGCACTCATTGCAGTTACCCACGGTCCCATCTTTCTTCCGCCTAAGAAATAATCTTTGTCATTTCCGCTTTTTGACTTGACAAAGAAGTATAAACCTATGCCAAGCATTGCCGCAAAATAAATTACAAACGCAAACAGTTTCATGTACTTTCTCCTCCATACTTTAACAAAATTCTTGTATAGTATACCACACACTTACAAAAAATGCAAGCAGAATTTTGTACAGACTATAATCTGTACGATTTCGCTTGCATTTGTTTAAATTTATTATTATAAGCTGATTTAGAGGCTGTACGAACTTAAAAAATAATTTCTGTACGATAAAAACTTTTTTACGCTTTTATTCCCGAAAGCAGAGACGGCATGGAATTTTGTGCGTATGCTTTTAAGGAGTATTCGCCATTATACAGGCACCAGTCATACAGTACCGCGCGCTCGCAAAAGGCATAAAAACGCACCAGCTCGCTGACCGACTTGTCTTTGGTCAGTTCTCCTCTTTCCTGCCCCTCTATCATGATTTTGCGGAGCAATTTATAGTACACGCGATTGTAGTCTAAGAGCTGTTTTCCGCCCTGGGCAGTCAATTGTGCCGCATACATGCGCTTTAAAAGATTCATGTCGATA includes the following:
- a CDS encoding TetR/AcrR family transcriptional regulator → MKKTKNTKGKIIDAAWKLFYEQGFENTTVEEIIIESKTSKGSFYHYFQSKEDLLGSLADLFDEKYTMLSETLDWAQNRFEILLYLNRELFEMVENRIDMNLLKRMYAAQLTAQGGKQLLDYNRVYYKLLRKIMIEGQERGELTKDKSVSELVRFYAFCERAVLYDWCLYNGEYSLKAYAQNSMPSLLSGIKA